One Methanolacinia paynteri genomic region harbors:
- a CDS encoding 30S ribosomal protein S11: protein MASDEKWGIAHIFASFNNTVITITDLSGAETVTKSSGGMVVKQARNESSPYAAMQMATNVAQAAKDKGIVGVHVRVRAPGRGKQRSPGPGAQAAIRALARAGMRIGRIEDVTPVPHDSIRAKGGRRGRRV, encoded by the coding sequence ATGGCATCTGATGAAAAGTGGGGAATCGCCCACATCTTCGCATCATTCAACAACACGGTCATAACAATAACCGATCTCTCGGGAGCCGAGACCGTGACAAAGTCCAGCGGCGGTATGGTTGTTAAACAGGCCAGAAATGAAAGTTCACCTTATGCTGCCATGCAGATGGCAACCAATGTCGCACAGGCGGCAAAGGACAAGGGCATCGTAGGAGTTCACGTCAGGGTCCGTGCACCAGGCAGGGGCAAACAACGCAGTCCCGGTCCCGGAGCACAGGCTGCAATCCGTGCACTCGCCCGTGCGGGAATGAGAATCGGACGCATCGAAGACGTAACGCCCGTTCCACATGACAGCATCCGTGCAAAAGGTGGAAGAAGGGGCAGGAGAGTCTGA
- a CDS encoding 30S ribosomal protein S4 produces MGYPGKNHKKYETPKRRFEKTRIEDENRLMMEYGLRNKREFWKAQSTLRKYRRAARDLLALKSSVTDEAFVARKQEELLGHLERYGLLSAGAGIGDVLAMKTENELERRLQTIVYRKGLARSPKQARQFITHGHIAVNGRKLTIPGYRVRRSEEAGVTYYGNSPLTDTIHPERERIVSGGRA; encoded by the coding sequence ATGGGATATCCCGGTAAAAACCACAAGAAATATGAAACTCCCAAGAGGCGTTTCGAGAAGACCCGTATTGAGGATGAGAACAGACTCATGATGGAATACGGTCTTCGAAACAAGAGGGAGTTCTGGAAGGCCCAGAGTACGCTTCGTAAATACAGGCGTGCCGCCCGTGACCTCCTCGCCCTTAAATCATCCGTTACGGATGAAGCATTTGTCGCAAGAAAGCAGGAAGAGCTTCTCGGCCACCTCGAGAGATATGGTCTTCTCTCCGCCGGTGCAGGCATCGGCGACGTTCTTGCAATGAAGACGGAGAACGAACTCGAACGCAGACTACAGACCATCGTCTACAGAAAAGGTCTCGCACGTTCGCCCAAGCAGGCCCGCCAGTTCATTACACACGGCCACATCGCCGTGAACGGCAGGAAGCTTACAATACCCGGCTACCGCGTACGCAGATCCGAAGAAGCAGGTGTCACATATTACGGAAACTCTCCGCTTACCGACACAATACACCCTGAACGCGAGCGCATCGTTTCGGGAGGCAGAGCATAA
- a CDS encoding 30S ribosomal protein S13: MEEQEIKYFVRVENTDLDGTKSVQVALTGLAGIGMHTSVSIAQMAGVDPRATLGLLEEDVVDRIREVVSGYTGKVPAWMLNRQKDVYTGEAKQLLGTDLRMAVDDDVNRMRKIRCYRGIRHETHQKVRGQRTKSTGRHGATVGVSKKKQ; the protein is encoded by the coding sequence ATGGAAGAACAAGAGATAAAATACTTCGTCAGGGTAGAAAACACAGATCTTGACGGTACCAAATCTGTTCAGGTCGCGCTTACCGGTCTTGCAGGCATCGGTATGCACACATCGGTCTCAATCGCACAGATGGCCGGTGTAGACCCGCGTGCAACCCTCGGTCTTTTGGAAGAGGACGTTGTGGACAGAATTCGCGAGGTAGTCTCAGGCTACACCGGGAAGGTCCCTGCATGGATGCTTAACCGTCAGAAGGATGTGTACACCGGAGAGGCAAAACAGCTCCTCGGCACAGACCTCCGTATGGCTGTCGACGACGACGTCAACAGGATGAGAAAGATTCGCTGTTACCGCGGTATCCGCCACGAAACCCACCAGAAGGTCAGGGGACAGCGTACGAAATCGACAGGCCGCCACGGCGCAACCGTCGGTGTAAGCAAGAAGAAACAGTAG
- a CDS encoding CBS domain-containing protein — MNEDLLIKDIMSKPVAIAKSAAITEALDKMLDEAADPLIVTNNGTVVGTISRKAIADTLGSKKTSTVSPTKIHVASGIDEAFTSAYPDEPVDVLVPLLQEFKIVVILDSDHKLIGKVDATDLLKVVKPEIPADKIMQAPHTIHPGERVVHLRRRMLDENVTKFVVTDETGVIGVVTETDIAKSLREFRSAVGDKHQEYQVRNLFVSDIMTSPAITVDAKTDIAGIVDLLVNKNISSVPVVNDQKLVGQISKESLIVAL, encoded by the coding sequence ATGAATGAAGATCTGTTAATAAAAGATATAATGTCAAAGCCTGTTGCCATAGCAAAATCCGCTGCAATAACGGAAGCTCTCGATAAAATGCTTGATGAGGCCGCCGATCCCCTGATAGTAACGAACAACGGGACGGTTGTCGGGACAATATCAAGAAAGGCGATTGCCGATACACTTGGAAGCAAAAAAACCTCTACCGTATCTCCCACGAAGATACATGTCGCAAGCGGCATCGACGAAGCGTTTACGTCCGCTTACCCGGACGAGCCCGTGGACGTACTGGTCCCGCTGCTGCAGGAGTTCAAGATCGTCGTCATTCTCGACAGCGATCACAAGCTGATCGGAAAAGTGGATGCGACCGACCTGTTAAAGGTTGTAAAGCCTGAAATCCCTGCGGACAAGATCATGCAGGCTCCGCACACGATCCACCCCGGCGAGAGGGTTGTCCACCTGAGGCGGAGGATGCTCGACGAGAACGTGACGAAATTTGTTGTCACCGACGAGACGGGAGTGATCGGGGTAGTGACCGAGACCGATATCGCAAAATCTCTCCGCGAGTTCCGCTCTGCGGTCGGCGACAAGCACCAGGAGTACCAGGTCAGGAACCTGTTCGTCAGCGACATCATGACGTCGCCTGCGATCACCGTCGATGCCAAAACGGACATCGCCGGGATCGTCGACCTGCTGGTAAACAAAAATATCAGCTCAGTTCCTGTCGTAAACGACCAGAAACTCGTCGGCCAGATCTCCAAAGAGTCGCTTATCGTGGCTCTTTAA
- a CDS encoding CBS domain-containing protein has product MQKNGKNNINYNNRHVSEISTADVITVSPRMSIIGAVETMAEKGFRRLPVTDSGTGKVLGIVTAGDIINFIGGGEKFNLVSRKHKGNVISALNDSVREIMSPKVLSVRENARIQEVASLIVEKKCGGIPILDADGAIKGIVTERDVLKVMNYQDSPLNVRDVMTRSPYITSPDNTVTNVAKEMISHKFRRLPVVSEDVLFGIITAMDIMKYVGNGGVFKNMVTGDVSDIISVSVRDVMSGNLYTTSPDVSTRDAAIQMIEKNVGALPVIEDSNLVGVITEFDVVRLLSQSGNGNSSPGKDY; this is encoded by the coding sequence ATGCAAAAAAACGGCAAGAACAATATAAACTACAATAACAGACATGTCAGCGAAATTTCTACCGCTGATGTCATAACAGTCTCTCCGAGGATGAGCATAATAGGTGCCGTCGAAACGATGGCGGAGAAAGGTTTCAGGAGGCTTCCTGTAACAGATTCCGGAACCGGAAAGGTTCTCGGAATCGTCACCGCCGGCGATATCATAAATTTCATCGGGGGAGGAGAGAAATTCAACCTGGTGTCCAGGAAACATAAAGGAAACGTAATCTCGGCTTTGAACGACAGCGTCCGCGAGATTATGAGCCCAAAGGTTCTCTCGGTAAGGGAGAACGCCCGGATACAGGAGGTTGCATCCCTGATAGTCGAGAAGAAATGCGGCGGAATCCCGATCCTTGATGCGGACGGCGCCATAAAAGGCATCGTCACCGAGAGGGACGTCTTAAAGGTAATGAACTACCAGGACAGCCCTCTCAATGTCAGGGATGTGATGACACGTTCGCCGTATATAACGTCGCCGGACAACACGGTGACAAATGTCGCAAAGGAGATGATCTCGCATAAATTCAGGAGACTTCCCGTAGTCAGCGAAGATGTCCTTTTCGGCATAATCACGGCGATGGATATAATGAAGTATGTTGGAAACGGAGGTGTGTTCAAAAATATGGTTACGGGGGATGTCTCGGACATAATCTCGGTATCTGTAAGAGATGTCATGTCTGGAAATCTCTACACGACTTCTCCGGACGTCTCTACAAGAGATGCCGCGATACAGATGATCGAGAAGAATGTCGGTGCACTCCCTGTTATCGAAGACTCCAACCTTGTAGGGGTGATAACGGAATTCGATGTTGTAAGACTGCTATCGCAGTCAGGAAACGGGAATTCGTCACCCGGTAAAGATTATTGA
- a CDS encoding CBS domain-containing protein, with protein MSEKKYDIIRFEVGVPVKEAMRYNPTTIGVEATVAKAAEKMCRDEVGSCIVLQNNLPKGIVTEEDINCKVVAKDKKPSEVRVSEIMSTPLITIDVDKTVGDATHMMVKNKVRRLPVVEGDKVVGLVTVRDILSVSNAMNEIMSELIKVNNGYEKSITDDSSTGICDSCGMMSDDLVVDDGRMLCSKCRRGDDVD; from the coding sequence GTGAGTGAAAAAAAATACGACATAATCCGATTTGAAGTCGGCGTTCCGGTAAAGGAGGCGATGAGATATAATCCCACCACTATCGGTGTCGAAGCGACTGTTGCAAAGGCCGCAGAAAAGATGTGCCGCGACGAAGTCGGAAGTTGCATAGTGCTACAGAATAACCTGCCAAAGGGTATAGTTACGGAGGAGGATATCAACTGTAAGGTTGTTGCCAAAGACAAAAAACCGAGTGAAGTACGTGTCAGTGAAATCATGAGTACCCCGTTGATCACAATTGATGTTGACAAAACCGTTGGCGATGCAACTCACATGATGGTGAAAAATAAAGTGAGAAGACTTCCTGTTGTTGAAGGGGACAAGGTCGTAGGCCTTGTAACCGTCAGGGACATTCTCTCGGTCTCAAACGCGATGAACGAGATAATGTCCGAGCTGATAAAGGTCAACAACGGATATGAGAAGTCCATCACCGACGATTCTTCGACAGGGATATGTGATTCCTGCGGTATGATGAGCGACGACCTCGTTGTTGACGACGGGAGAATGCTGTGTTCGAAGTGCCGCAGGGGGGACGATGTGGATTAA
- a CDS encoding Era-like GTP-binding protein produces MSFLIRTKQKFSRFFKGLMKKKQMRVGIYGPPNAGKTTLSNRIVRDWTGDAVGPVSEIPHETRRARRKEGVTISDETGNSVTIDIVDTPGVTTKIDYKEFLEYGIEADEAIVRAREATEGVAEAMHWLREDIDGVIYMLDSTQDPFVQVNIMLIGIIESRDLPVIIVANKTDLPDAAPSRIKSAFPQHPVISISGLEGTNVEELYDKMIEYFG; encoded by the coding sequence ATGAGTTTTCTTATTCGAACCAAACAAAAATTTTCCAGGTTCTTTAAGGGCCTGATGAAGAAAAAGCAGATGCGGGTGGGTATATACGGGCCCCCAAATGCAGGAAAAACAACTCTTTCAAACCGGATAGTCAGGGACTGGACAGGAGACGCCGTCGGCCCTGTAAGCGAGATCCCGCACGAAACAAGGCGTGCGAGAAGAAAAGAAGGGGTTACTATCTCTGACGAAACGGGGAATTCGGTCACTATCGATATCGTCGATACGCCGGGTGTTACGACGAAGATCGACTACAAGGAATTTCTCGAGTACGGAATCGAGGCAGACGAGGCCATCGTGCGGGCAAGGGAGGCGACGGAAGGTGTTGCAGAGGCCATGCACTGGTTGAGAGAGGATATCGACGGGGTTATATATATGCTCGATTCCACGCAGGACCCGTTCGTCCAGGTAAATATAATGCTGATAGGAATTATCGAGAGCAGGGATCTGCCTGTAATTATCGTTGCAAATAAGACGGATCTTCCGGATGCAGCTCCTTCAAGGATCAAGAGCGCCTTCCCGCAGCACCCGGTTATTTCAATCTCAGGGCTTGAGGGAACGAACGTGGAGGAGCTCTACGATAAAATGATCGAGTACTTCGGGTGA
- a CDS encoding DUF2073 domain-containing protein yields MIQGVQIDLISADRLERLTALEKVRLILEKVMEGNVVVLEKGLTADEQSLLIETTMREITPDGFAGIEMETYSGGPAESHKGGGGLFGGLFGKKESPGRLTVIGPANQMKTLKKDKDLISAWVSSR; encoded by the coding sequence ATGATACAGGGAGTTCAGATAGACCTTATATCGGCCGACCGCCTCGAAAGACTCACGGCGCTGGAGAAAGTCAGGCTGATTCTTGAAAAGGTCATGGAAGGAAATGTCGTTGTCCTTGAAAAAGGCCTGACTGCGGACGAGCAGAGCCTTCTTATCGAGACAACGATGAGGGAGATTACTCCCGACGGATTTGCCGGAATAGAGATGGAGACATATTCCGGGGGACCGGCCGAAAGCCACAAGGGTGGCGGCGGACTGTTCGGCGGTCTCTTCGGCAAAAAGGAATCTCCAGGCCGCCTTACAGTAATAGGGCCTGCAAACCAGATGAAGACGCTGAAGAAGGACAAGGATCTCATCAGTGCCTGGGTATCCTCAAGGTGA
- a CDS encoding Zn-ribbon domain-containing protein, giving the protein MPHKCTKCGREFKDGTTDILKGCPSCGGKKFLYIKPEDLHKDILEEKSIEDVIEEKKDSLLEVSSSRDEEPVEIYERIESIRVLNPGSYELNLEKLAKSDEMVMQMGKDDKYIVDLLSMGKVEKDKKKKKKK; this is encoded by the coding sequence ATGCCACACAAGTGTACTAAATGCGGCAGGGAGTTTAAGGACGGTACGACCGACATCCTGAAGGGCTGCCCCAGTTGCGGAGGAAAAAAGTTTCTCTACATCAAGCCTGAAGATCTTCATAAGGATATTCTTGAAGAGAAGAGCATAGAGGATGTCATCGAAGAGAAAAAGGATTCTCTTCTTGAAGTGAGCAGCAGCAGGGACGAAGAGCCGGTCGAGATATACGAAAGAATTGAAAGCATTCGTGTTCTCAACCCGGGATCTTACGAACTCAACCTTGAAAAGCTCGCGAAGAGCGACGAGATGGTGATGCAGATGGGCAAGGACGACAAGTACATCGTCGATCTGCTTTCGATGGGGAAGGTAGAGAAAGACAAAAAAAAGAAGAAGAAAAAGTAA